From Calothrix sp. PCC 6303, a single genomic window includes:
- a CDS encoding YtxH domain-containing protein codes for MSNNRSGVFFGGLMLGATIGTLTGLLVAPRTGRETRKLLKKSADALPELAEDLSTSVQLQADRLSVSAVRNWDETLERLRDAIASGIEATQRESQVLKTQNTDDDIDSEDPNSPHLSN; via the coding sequence ATGTCTAATAACCGTTCTGGAGTATTTTTTGGCGGTTTGATGCTAGGGGCGACAATTGGAACCTTAACAGGTTTATTGGTTGCCCCCCGCACAGGACGCGAAACTCGTAAACTGTTGAAAAAATCTGCCGATGCTTTACCAGAATTAGCAGAAGATTTATCCACCAGCGTCCAGTTGCAAGCAGATCGTCTTTCGGTGAGTGCTGTGCGAAATTGGGATGAAACACTAGAACGGTTACGTGATGCGATCGCATCCGGAATCGAAGCCACCCAGCGTGAGAGTCAAGTTCTCAAAACACAGAACACTGATGATGACATTGACTCAGAAGATCCAAATTCTCCCCATCTAAGTAACTAA
- a CDS encoding DUF948 domain-containing protein encodes MTEPLFWLGFSILLVATSLTAVLVVSIPALQELARAARSAEKLFDTLSRELPPTLDAIRMTSLEITDLTGDVSDGVQSVTQTVQQVDQSLESARKQAQNLQIGTRSLFVGVKTAWKTFTRQKPSKRPINHTTKQPLTLREWELRPENRRSSDNGYRNGDWVNDYENKFDTPEIPTKSSNQNADDWSGEE; translated from the coding sequence GTGACTGAACCCCTGTTTTGGCTGGGATTTTCTATTCTCCTAGTCGCCACCAGCCTCACTGCTGTCTTGGTTGTATCAATTCCAGCCTTGCAGGAGTTAGCACGGGCAGCCCGCAGCGCTGAAAAACTATTTGATACCCTCTCCCGTGAACTTCCACCAACGCTTGATGCCATCCGCATGACAAGTTTAGAAATCACAGACTTGACTGGAGATGTCAGTGATGGTGTTCAAAGTGTCACCCAAACTGTACAACAAGTAGACCAAAGCCTCGAAAGTGCCCGTAAACAAGCTCAAAATCTCCAAATTGGCACCCGTAGCCTATTTGTTGGGGTAAAAACAGCCTGGAAAACCTTCACCCGTCAAAAACCATCAAAACGCCCCATCAACCACACAACAAAGCAACCTCTCACATTACGAGAATGGGAATTACGCCCAGAAAACAGACGCTCTTCAGATAATGGCTACCGTAATGGTGATTGGGTTAATGATTATGAGAATAAGTTTGATACTCCAGAAATACCAACCAAATCTAGCAACCAGAATGCTGATGATTGGTCAGGTGAAGAATAG
- a CDS encoding TPM domain-containing protein: MRHSLLRRILAFIAVFFLAGSLWLVNPHLAYAYDNPELLPANPTPVIDLAKTLTDVQEENLVKELNDFQTETGWKLRVLTQFDRTPGRAVINFWGLDDKSILLVADARGGNILSFSVGDAVYELLPRTFWIELQTRFGNLYFVRENGEDQSIFQTMKTVETCLRQGGCGVVPGLPREQWILTLISSALGGVICGFAAQPRKEGQIFAWQWALIFSPLWGILFLAFGIGPVVTRTSEWLPLTRNIVGFLMGVLVAFLSPIFSRPSSNAES; this comes from the coding sequence ATGAGACATTCTCTTTTACGGCGGATTCTGGCATTTATTGCAGTCTTTTTCTTAGCTGGCTCACTTTGGTTAGTAAATCCTCATTTAGCTTACGCTTATGATAACCCTGAACTTTTACCTGCAAATCCTACCCCGGTTATCGATTTAGCAAAAACCCTAACTGATGTTCAAGAAGAAAACTTAGTTAAAGAACTAAATGACTTTCAGACAGAAACTGGTTGGAAGTTACGAGTATTGACACAATTCGACCGCACCCCTGGACGCGCAGTGATTAACTTTTGGGGTCTGGATGATAAAAGCATCCTCTTGGTAGCAGATGCAAGAGGTGGAAACATTCTCAGCTTTAGTGTGGGTGATGCCGTCTACGAACTTTTACCCCGCACATTTTGGATTGAACTGCAAACACGATTTGGGAATTTGTACTTTGTCCGCGAAAATGGCGAAGATCAATCAATTTTCCAAACAATGAAGACTGTGGAAACCTGTCTACGTCAGGGTGGTTGCGGTGTTGTACCAGGTTTGCCACGAGAACAGTGGATTTTAACCTTGATTAGTTCCGCACTTGGGGGTGTAATTTGTGGCTTTGCTGCTCAACCACGCAAGGAAGGACAGATTTTTGCTTGGCAATGGGCATTGATTTTTTCCCCATTATGGGGAATATTATTCCTCGCATTTGGTATTGGACCAGTAGTAACAAGAACTTCAGAGTGGTTGCCATTAACCCGTAATATAGTTGGTTTCCTGATGGGTGTTTTAGTGGCTTTCCTATCACCTATTTTTAGCCGTCCTTCATCCAACGCAGAGTCATAA
- a CDS encoding precorrin-8X methylmutase, translating into MEWHITDAQSLAIIDHEIGDRLISPAEYEITRRVIYATGDFEYKSLINFSERAIQSAVAALSARTTIVVDLPMIQAGIAYEIQETFANPIFCGLERMNRPQNAQTNAAWGLETLARRYPEGIFVIGQAQTALTALMSLIETQEIKPSLIIATSPNFNDVNSNQEQLQNSLIPNITINSNKGNAVVATAILDALIDLAWQAHGKKSSGSEE; encoded by the coding sequence ATGGAATGGCACATAACTGATGCTCAAAGCTTGGCAATCATCGATCATGAAATAGGCGATCGCTTAATTTCACCAGCGGAGTATGAGATTACAAGAAGAGTAATTTATGCTACTGGTGACTTTGAGTATAAATCACTAATTAATTTCTCTGAACGTGCAATACAATCGGCAGTTGCAGCCCTATCGGCACGTACAACTATCGTTGTTGATTTGCCAATGATACAAGCAGGTATTGCGTATGAGATTCAAGAAACTTTTGCGAATCCAATATTCTGCGGTTTAGAGAGGATGAATCGTCCTCAAAACGCCCAAACTAACGCTGCTTGGGGTTTAGAAACTTTAGCTAGAAGGTATCCTGAAGGTATTTTTGTGATCGGTCAAGCACAAACAGCTTTGACTGCTTTAATGAGTTTAATAGAAACTCAAGAAATTAAACCCTCATTAATCATCGCCACTTCTCCAAACTTTAATGATGTAAATAGCAATCAGGAGCAATTACAAAATTCATTGATTCCCAATATTACTATTAATAGCAATAAAGGAAACGCCGTTGTTGCCACTGCAATTCTGGATGCTTTAATTGATTTAGCTTGGCAAGCTCATGGTAAAAAAAGTTCAGGTTCTGAAGAATAG
- a CDS encoding serine/threonine-protein kinase, producing MAWNPGQKLFGDRYFIESKLGEGGIGITYLAQNRSGELRVIKTLREQILNHPDWIPHQDKLRQDFRDEALRLALCRHPHIVQVENVFDEENLPCMAMEYIAGEDLKKRITNKGALPEAEALEYIRQIGEALTVVHAKGLLHRDLKPNNIMMRAGKQEAVLIDFGLARQFISGVALQHTESLTPGYAPPEQYLADAERGEYIDVYALAATLYALVTGQLPMPAPARLQNFTLKAPKDFNSSISDRVNEAIMWGMALNYKFRPQSVQEWLKLFGVEVVKRIQPTQPNFKPQTPVITFSQTWKCVQIITNYASSVASVAFSPDGKILASGGVYKGVKLWSVANGQEIDSFEFFANQSLSFSANGKILAGASFHGFSAWDIISRKEIYTIEFGTFGDELNSAAFSFDGQILATASSRDCGSKIQLWDVATGKEIRTITIGDDYYPLTFSPDGRILASVFWGKDGVIQLWDVATGREICTISSRSKDVQALAFSQDSKILAISDNYGGFFYSPKGSIKLWDVATGKKICSIKADSKPITSLTFSPDGEKLASGDENGDIKLWRLNHNRWQQVKLQNICTLTSESDSWVESIKFSPDGETLVSNVSSDNHGITLWSLDGLCQYSEICKLSGHVQGINCLTISPDGQIIATSSDSGLKLWDVRSGAFIRRFGHEYKTIVFSFDGKILISATREETIHWEVATGRKIRTVDTRPHDLLLNKLPGLGAFINAITFSQDGEILAVAGKNSDIDEYNIRLANAATGQNICTIIDSEYTNCIALSLDKKILVSISYDVSFVGSSFGKIKLWEVKTGKPVRTINTYPEAHSTITLSPNGKILASSNHKCIKLWELPYGNQLYTINSSIVSYSDLLSFSPDGQILASSCSDNTIKLWDVASGNEIATLTGHSSQISSIIFSRDGQILVSSDNDGSIKIWRRS from the coding sequence ATGGCGTGGAATCCAGGGCAGAAGTTATTTGGCGATCGCTATTTTATCGAAAGCAAGCTGGGGGAAGGGGGGATTGGTATTACCTATCTCGCTCAAAATCGCAGCGGTGAGTTACGAGTTATCAAAACCCTCAGAGAACAAATCCTGAATCATCCTGACTGGATACCACATCAAGATAAACTACGGCAAGATTTCCGGGATGAAGCGTTACGTTTAGCTTTATGTCGTCATCCCCATATTGTGCAGGTAGAAAACGTCTTTGATGAGGAGAATTTGCCATGTATGGCGATGGAGTACATCGCAGGCGAAGATTTGAAAAAGCGAATCACCAACAAAGGGGCTTTACCGGAAGCAGAAGCACTGGAATATATTCGGCAAATTGGCGAAGCTTTAACTGTAGTTCACGCTAAAGGTTTGCTGCATCGGGATTTGAAGCCGAATAACATCATGATGCGTGCAGGTAAACAAGAGGCAGTGCTAATTGACTTTGGACTTGCTAGACAATTTATTTCTGGTGTAGCTTTACAGCATACAGAAAGTCTCACTCCCGGTTATGCACCACCAGAACAGTATTTAGCTGATGCAGAACGAGGAGAATATATTGATGTTTACGCCTTAGCCGCGACATTATATGCTTTAGTGACTGGGCAATTGCCCATGCCAGCACCAGCTAGACTGCAAAACTTTACCCTAAAAGCGCCAAAAGATTTTAATTCGAGCATCAGCGACAGGGTGAATGAGGCAATTATGTGGGGTATGGCGCTAAATTACAAATTTCGACCCCAATCGGTGCAGGAGTGGTTGAAATTGTTCGGAGTTGAAGTAGTAAAACGCATACAACCAACTCAACCTAATTTTAAACCTCAAACACCTGTTATCACATTTTCTCAAACCTGGAAATGTGTACAAATCATAACTAATTATGCAAGCTCTGTTGCCTCTGTTGCCTTCAGTCCAGATGGAAAAATATTAGCTAGTGGTGGTGTCTACAAAGGTGTCAAATTATGGTCTGTAGCCAATGGTCAAGAAATTGACTCTTTTGAATTTTTTGCTAACCAATCTTTAAGTTTTAGTGCAAATGGGAAAATTTTAGCTGGTGCTAGCTTCCATGGATTCAGTGCGTGGGATATAATTAGTAGGAAAGAAATCTACACTATCGAATTCGGTACATTTGGCGATGAGCTTAATTCCGCCGCATTTAGCTTTGATGGGCAAATATTAGCTACTGCTTCCTCGCGTGACTGTGGCAGCAAAATTCAACTGTGGGATGTAGCTACTGGTAAAGAAATTCGTACTATTACAATTGGTGATGACTATTATCCTCTTACTTTTAGCCCCGATGGACGGATTCTAGCATCTGTTTTTTGGGGTAAAGACGGAGTAATTCAACTATGGGACGTAGCTACTGGCAGAGAAATCTGTACTATTTCTTCTCGTTCTAAAGATGTACAAGCTCTTGCATTTAGCCAAGATAGTAAGATTTTGGCTATTAGCGACAACTATGGAGGCTTTTTCTATTCACCCAAAGGTTCCATCAAATTATGGGATGTAGCAACTGGAAAAAAAATATGCTCGATTAAAGCTGATTCCAAGCCAATTACATCTCTTACCTTTAGTCCCGATGGGGAGAAGTTAGCTAGTGGTGATGAGAACGGTGATATTAAACTATGGCGTTTAAACCATAACCGGTGGCAACAGGTAAAGCTTCAAAACATTTGTACCTTGACTTCCGAGTCTGATAGCTGGGTTGAATCAATAAAATTTAGCCCTGATGGTGAAACTTTAGTGAGTAACGTTAGTTCTGATAACCATGGGATCACTTTATGGAGTTTAGATGGTCTATGTCAGTATAGTGAAATCTGTAAACTGAGTGGACATGTTCAAGGTATTAATTGCCTTACCATTAGTCCAGATGGACAAATTATTGCTACTAGTAGTGACAGTGGTCTTAAATTATGGGACGTACGTAGTGGCGCTTTCATCCGTCGTTTTGGACATGAATATAAAACTATAGTTTTTAGTTTCGACGGGAAGATTTTAATTAGTGCTACAAGAGAAGAGACGATACATTGGGAAGTAGCTACTGGTAGAAAAATTAGAACTGTTGATACTCGACCACATGACTTGCTGCTGAATAAGCTGCCTGGGTTAGGTGCATTCATCAATGCAATCACATTCAGCCAAGACGGGGAAATTTTAGCTGTAGCTGGAAAGAACTCAGATATAGATGAATATAATATAAGGCTAGCAAATGCAGCCACTGGTCAAAATATTTGTACTATTATTGACTCTGAATATACTAACTGTATTGCTTTGAGTCTAGATAAAAAGATTTTAGTCAGTATCAGCTATGATGTCAGCTTTGTTGGTAGCAGCTTTGGTAAAATTAAGCTGTGGGAAGTAAAAACTGGCAAACCAGTTCGTACTATTAATACCTATCCTGAAGCACATTCTACAATTACTTTGAGTCCGAATGGAAAGATTTTAGCAAGTAGCAACCATAAATGTATCAAACTGTGGGAACTTCCTTACGGAAATCAACTTTACACTATAAATAGTTCTATTGTTAGTTACTCTGATTTGCTTTCCTTTAGCCCTGATGGGCAAATATTAGCTAGTAGTTGTTCTGACAACACAATTAAACTTTGGGACGTGGCTTCTGGAAATGAAATTGCTACTTTGACTGGTCATTCATCACAAATAAGTTCCATAATATTTAGTCGTGATGGGCAAATTCTAGTTAGTAGCGATAATGATGGCTCGATCAAGATTTGGCGACGCAGCTAG
- a CDS encoding type II toxin-antitoxin system RelE family toxin yields MWKTEYTKRFLKDLANLPEDVQARVEPIVFQELESENPFELGYLQNNEGLR; encoded by the coding sequence ATGTGGAAAACTGAATATACAAAAAGGTTTTTAAAAGATTTGGCGAACTTACCTGAAGATGTCCAAGCGAGGGTTGAACCAATAGTCTTTCAAGAACTAGAGTCAGAAAATCCTTTTGAATTAGGCTATTTGCAAAATAATGAAGGGCTACGATGA
- a CDS encoding type II toxin-antitoxin system MqsA family antitoxin translates to MNACVICKHGNTQPGLVTVTLERDDTIIILKGVPADVCNNCGEYYLSAAVTEQVLQRAEESVNKGAEVEIMRYAA, encoded by the coding sequence ATGAATGCTTGCGTTATTTGTAAACATGGTAATACTCAACCAGGATTAGTAACAGTAACTTTAGAACGAGATGATACCATCATTATTCTCAAAGGTGTGCCAGCAGATGTTTGTAATAATTGCGGTGAATATTATTTAAGTGCTGCTGTCACCGAACAAGTTTTACAACGTGCTGAAGAATCAGTTAATAAAGGTGCTGAGGTGGAAATTATGCGATATGCAGCATAG